The following coding sequences lie in one Fundulus heteroclitus isolate FHET01 chromosome 20, MU-UCD_Fhet_4.1, whole genome shotgun sequence genomic window:
- the LOC105938255 gene encoding complement C1q subcomponent subunit C, producing the protein MLFQRFLLTGALLSLAVPPLVAMETCPSTGMPGLPGIPGVPGRDGRDGEKGEKGDPGAEWRGGHGPQKGLKGEPGLLGHAGKRGQSGEPGEPGISGIPGPPGEPGEAGSAAAQQKAAFSVARGTTEFPDKASVIRFTKVITNIQSDYDPETGHFRCRVPGMYYFVFHATLGEKLCVLMKLDNNLLTSFCDLRRRKQVTSGGLAVYVSQGQEVWLETKDHRGMTANENGYSIFSGFLLHPY; encoded by the exons ATGCTTTTCCAGCGTTTTCTCCTAACCGGAGCTCTGCTCTCATTGGCTGTACCCCCGCTGGTCGCCATGGAGACGTGTCCATCAACAGGAATGCCAGGACTTCCAG GTATTCCCGGAGTTCCTGGTAGAGATGGTCGTGATggagagaaaggagaaaaaggagaTCCAG GAGCAGAATGGCGCGGTGGCCACGGGCCTCAGAAGGGCCTGAAAGGTGAACCGGGGCTGTTGGGACATGCTGGCAAACGAGGTCAGTCAGGGGAGCCAGGAGAACCAGGCATTTCAGGGATTCCCGGGCCTCCAGGGGAGCCAGGAGAAGCTGG gtctgctgcagctcagcagaaggctgCCTTCAGCGTGGCCAGAGGGACCACAGAGTTTCCAGACAAAGCCAGCGTCATTCGGTTCACCAAAGTCATAACTAACATCCAGAGTGACTACGATCCAGAAACGGGACACTTCAG gtgtcGGGTCCCAGGgatgtactactttgtgtttcaCGCTACTCTGGGGGAAAAACTCTGCGTGCTGATGAAGCTCGACAACAATCTGCTGACATCTTTTTGTGATCTTCGTCGCAGGAAACAG GTGACTTCAGGCGGTTTGGCAGTCTACGTGTCACAGGGTCAGGAGGTTTGGCTGGAGACCAAAGACCACCGAGGGATGACAGCGAACGAGAATGGTTACAGCATCTTCTCTGGGTTTCTGCTTCACCCTTATTGA
- the LOC105938250 gene encoding complement C1q subcomponent subunit C, which produces MALRWLSCGTAWLLLLACILPVDAQSCNGGIPGIPGIPGTHGPNGKDGLKGAKGDPGEASQPLRGQKGVQGLRGPPGRFGIKGDVGLPGPAGNQGWKGEKGRPFNPSNKQKSIFSMKRGTSNLPEFNTAIRFNSEILPELESQFQGETLVNGTFECTIKGVYFFSYHVSAKTRVCLKLMKASESNELMMMCDHADGFLVTSGSTVLELEPGDQIFVEPVKYNSLVTQSSTSHTFTGFMIFPTA; this is translated from the exons ATG GCCCTCCGGTGGCTGAGCTGCGGTACTGCATGGCTGCTTCTCTTAGCCTGCATCCTCCCAGTGGACGCGCAGTCCTGCAACGGAGGAATCCCTGGCATTCCTGGGATACCCGGCACCCACGGGCCCAACGGCAAGGACGGCCTGAAGGGAGCAAAGGGAGATCCAG GTGAAGCCAGTCAGCCACTCAGGGGTCAGAAAGGGGTACAAGGTCTGCGGGGCCCCCCAGGTCGGTTTGGTATTAAGGGGGACGTGGGTCTCCCGGGGCCTGCAGGAAATCAGGGCTGGAAAGGGGAAAAGGGAAGACCCTTCAACCCTTCCAACAAGCAGAAATCCATCTTCTCCATGAAACGGGGCACTTCAAATTTACCAGAGTTTAACACTGCTATTAGGTTCAACAG TGAGATTTTGCCCGAGTTGGAGTCACAGTTTCAAGGAGAAACGTTGGTAAACGGGACGTTCGAGTGCACAATTAAAGGAGTTTACTTCTTCAGTTACCACGTATCAGCAAAGACCCGA GTGTGTCTGAAGCTGATGAAGGCCAGCGAGAGTAACGAGCTCATGATGATGTGCGACCACGCTGATGGTTTCCTGGTCACGTCCGGCTCGACGGTGCTGGAGCTGGAACCCGGAGACCAGATTTTTGTGGAGCCAGTCAAATACAACAGCCTGGTGACCCAGAGCAGCACCAGCCACACCTTCACCGGCTTCATGATCTTCCCCACCGCCTAA